The genomic stretch AGCGTATAGGAGTTTGTGCGCTTGTCGAGTTTGCCCTTCTCGAGGAGGCCTTTGTCGACGAGGTCGTCGAGGTTCGGATAGAGCCGGCCGTGATTGATTTCTTGTTCGTAGTAGTCGTCGAGTTCATCCTTGACTGCGAGCCCATGCGGTTGCTCAAGCCCAGCAATTACATACAAGATGTCCCGCTGGAATCCAGTTAAATCATGCATCCGTCTATGTGCCCTTCGACTGGGTTGAATAAGTCCCCTCTGATATCCTAGTAGGTGTTGCAGTCCCAGGGCCGAAATCCCAGAGCGACTCGAAGATGGGAACGATGAGGCCATCGAAATCGAGTGATCGGCGCGGCAGTCAGAAAATCGTCCGGAGTTAACCAACATTCCACTGGAAAGCGCTATTCTGTTGGTTAACAGTAATCGCTCTTATGTAGAAACACGGAAAGAGGCCGTCTACGTGTACTGGCTTCACGCTGCGCGACTTAGTTAGCGTTCAAATCGCCAGAAGATAGCAGAATTAGTTCCTGTCAGACCGTCTTTCCACAGCTCTACATAAGAGCGCTCCGTCTTAACCAACACGACAGAGATGGGGTGTGGTCTGTTGGTTAACAGATGGCGACCGCAACGCCATTCGGCCTTTAAGTAACTCTCGTTACAACGTATCTATATGAAGGGAGGACGGCCGTTCTACGCCAGCTAATTTCTGAGCCACGCGTGTGGCGATTTCCCCTCAGTTCGACGCGTTTCTGAGACACATCTACGCGAGCTGAGAGCAGGAAAGGCAGTCGGCCCTCCCTGACGGAGAAAGTACGAAATATGAAGCGCACTACTACATCAGCATCGGCTACAAAAACGACTAACGGTTCTATGACCCCCTCTCCATCTCCCCGCATCATCGGCGGTCACGCGAGCGAGGCAGGAGACGGGGCTCTGTCAGAGGAAGAATTGTACATCGACAAACATGCCGAGAAGGAGGTTTACGAGACGCCGGACGCGACCTCGATTGGCAAGCACGGTGAACGAAGCGAGCGAGAAGAACGCCTTCAGGAGGTGAACGAGGAGCGTGACCGGTTTTCGGATGGCTTCGCCGAACGGATGCACTATGCCGACCGTCGTCGGGTCGTCGAGGCGCTCTGTTCATCTCTCCCAGTTTCACAGACCGAGCAGGAACTCGCCATCTCTGCGTTCGAGGACTTAGACCTCGACCAGTTCGGCAACCAGAAAGCGGTCGAAAAAGTGGCATTCGCTACCATCAGACACGCCGTCGATGAACGGCGTATCGAGCACGGTGCCGACTGGGACGACCTCCTACGGGATAGCGACGAGTATCAGGACGCGAAAGAACGTGTTCTTCCGAACGAACGCGGGTTCATGAAGCTCTGCGACAAGGTCAGTGATGCAATTGAACGCATCCCCCTCGGTCCGCAATTCTCGACGACAATTCCTGGACGCGACCCAAACCTCCCTGACTCCTCTCGGAACCGCCCCTATTCGGGAGAGAATTGGTATCGCTTCTCTCCCGAAGCCTGGGAGCACACCGCGCGAAACTGGGATTCGCAACCAGAGTACGTGAAGGAGAAAGTTCCTGACGAGTACCGCGAGCTCGTTGAGCAACTGCGGCGATGGGAGCCGTGGAACGAAATAGACCAAGAAGCCGAGGAAGACGAGGAGGAGCCGAGCAGCCTCGACTCGGAGGGTAACTCCTCAGAAGACACCCGTACTGAGAGGGCCGAGGAGTTGCTTGACGAACTACAAGAGGAAATCGACCAGCACTCCGCCTGACGGATAACGGAGCATACACCATGATTCTGCAAGCACTCACGACATTACCAGCGACGGCTCTCGTGTTCGGTCTGTTCTCGCTGTTCGTTCTCCTAGCCTTCGCCGTAGCTTACGCTAAGCGAGACGTCACAATCGATATCACAGTTTTCGAGTTCCACTGACTCCCTACGAGGAAACAGCCGAGAACAGTCGCCCCGTAGAGAAATCTCCATTTACTGTTCCTAAAACCGGTATAGGAATATTCAGCCACCGTGGTCATCCTGAACTCGTGTCCATATTCACCTCGGCACGCCGCTCGATGACGTTCTCCATGATGGAAACTCCCCATTTGATTCCGCCACCGACGAAGACGTTCACCGCACCTGCTCCTGCAACAATATAGCCGAGATACGCCGCTCCAACGGCGCTCACAATCTCTAATTGGACCCCCGCGATATCTGCAGTCAGTGCGAGCATCATTAGCAGGAAACCGGTAAGTGCGCATAATACGCCAATTCGCAGTACGACAGTTCCGACGCCCCGCCCTTCCTCGCAGATGCGTGCGGCCCAGTAAATATCAGGGTTCACAGGGTCTTGCCGCTCATCTTCTGATAGGTACCAAGCAAGGTTCCCATCATTCCCGATTCGTTTTACATGTACACGCCCCTCTTCCTCAAGACCCCAGAGGCGGTTCCGAACAGTGTCCTCCTCCCGATCAACGCCTGGACTATCGCTTACCTCCGTTGTTCCGACGAACCCAGCATCGCTCTCGCGGATGACGTTGAGGATCTCTTCATCTACCCTCTTTTCTTCCCGATTGAGGGTGAGGTGTTCTCGGAGGCTCATTACAACCGGCCAACGATTGACCCAACGATTGCTGCAACGATACCGATTGCTAGCACAACACCGAGAAGGATGAGGAGAGCCCCCCACATGCTGAGGTTGTAGTTGACGGTGGTTTCGAGGGAGGAGCCGATAACTAAGAGTATGAACCCACCCATCACGAGAGCGATGACGCCCTCGATGCCCTCACTAATCTCACTCATTAGACTTCTCCCCCGTATTCAGCGCTGTCGCCGTTTGGTTCGACATGGTGGTTGTCACGACCATCACACGACACCCCAGGTGCCAGAGAAGTAAAAATCCCTTAGACCGTTAAATTAGGGCGGCAGACAGCCTGTACTCTGATTTTATCTTCGGCGTGGGCGGGGTCGCCTTCGGTGTGGGCGGAATACAGTTCGGCCCGGGCCGAATGGCAGATGGCGGTGGGTTTCGCTTATCTAGGCAGAAATTTCACAGATATTCCAATACCCCACTCTACAGGTGGATTTGACCGATCAGTCCAAGAGCTCGTCGAGAACGACAAAGTGGGGACTCGTCGGAGCACGGAGAGTGACGACTTGTTCGATAATACAGAGTCTCGTGCCGCTCCAGCTACGCCTGTGTCCGCGTCAAATTCTACTGAGTGAGGAGTGCTAGCAGGCCAAGGCCCGCGACGACACCGAGGCCGACGCCTGCTCCTGTCGCGGCAGCACGCCGGACTCCTGGGTCATTGTGAATCTCTTCTGCTAACGCAGTACCGACGTGTTTCCCGGCTTCCTGACCGAACTCTCGCACGAACACGTCCACGGCATCAGGTTCACCAGTCTGCTGGCGCGGCTGGTCGTCGACTTGTGCGGTCGTAACGGTCTGAGTAGTCCTTGCCATCGTTGATTAGATATCGCCGTCTGCGTCCTCGATACCGTCGAACAGTGAGTCATCACAGGATTCTTCGTCCGTCTCCATTACGGACTCGCCGGCGGCGGTCTGGTCTGTCGTGCTGGACGAAACCTCTTGGGTGGTCGTCCGTTCAGCGGTAGTTGATTCGTTGAACAGACCACGCGCAATTTCGGCGGCTGGCGTTTCCTGGTCGCGGACGCCTTCGGTCTTGATGATGACCCGTGCGAGAAGCTCGTCCATCTCGTTTGGCGGCTCCCCGTTCCGGGATTTCTCGAGGAAGTGGTCGATGATTCGCTGATGCTCGGCAAGCATCCGCTGCTGGCTCATCTCCTTGATGATCTCCACAGCTTCATTGACCATGTCGGCCTCGTCGAGAGCTTCGAGGACGCCAACAGCGGTCGCGCGTGTCTTCTCAATACGCTCGTGTTTCTCGACGGCAACTTCGTCAAGTTCCTCTGGGTCGATATCCACGTTCTGTTCCACCAAATCATCCATGAAGGCGTTCCAGGACGGTGAGCCCCATTTCTCTTTGACGGGTTCGAGGCGGGCTTTCACCTCCTCTGAAACACCGATGCTTGTCTCGGCCATCTGTGGTTAACCCTTTGTGAGTATGACTCCCTCAACCTTCGCGTATGAGTATACCATACGTCAGTATCCAGCCAACGAACCGGCGGAGAGGGTAGAACCTGCTGTTAAAACCCAGATGGGAACGAAAGTGAGGTGTGTGGGTGCGCTGAGTTCCGCGCATAAATTGTGTCGCCTCTCTGCCTCATCACATTCTGACTAACGAGCGTCGAGACATACTCCCGTGCTTTATCTCGAATCATCGATTCACGTTGCTGCGCGGCTTTGATAGTCCTCAGTCGACTCTCAAGCTCTTCCCACCCAACATCGATGTACTCGTCAATATCCATCCCATCGCTTCTAAGCAGGTGGTGGAACGCTTCCTGAAGCAAAATACTTGCCTCGCGTTCTGTCCGTCCGTCAGCGCGTCGCCAGAACGTGTTCACATGGAGTAAATGGAGCATTCCTCTCACAAGACGACGGTATCGATTAGGCAAGTCAGTCGCCCCAGGTGCGATCTTCTCCGGAGTAATCGCGGTCGGGACTTCATCAACGAGTTCGTCAAACCGGTTTCCATCCAACTCTAGCCTCTCATAAGCTGTACTCAGCCTCGGGATGAACTCAACCCGGTCTCTGATATTCAAGAACTTCAGTGCGCTCTCCAATTGACTGTGATTGGCTTCACAGGCGATTAATTTCCGTGTGTCAAGAACTGTTCCGTCGTGCGGATCGCGCATATGATCTCGCACATTCTCAGACGTTAGGTGCGAAATGATGACTGGATTGCTCTTTGGTGTTTTCTCGTTCGAGACCTTCTCTGCCTGCTTGATCTTACCCCGTTTCCCATTGTGGCTCTCCATCGTGAGCAGTTGAATCCCACTGTAAACCTGGAGTGGGAACCACTCCCCGTTCAGTTTCAATAAGCCGTCGACTTCGTCGGGCATCCCCCGAAGAATATGTGTGTAATTTCCCTTCGGGTAGATGTCCATGAAATCGCCGTTAAGCAGGGTTCTCTCCTTGGCTAGCGCGACATAGAGAGTGAACTCTGGGAGCGTTGCTTGCCCCGGATTATTGCGATACTCATAAAATGTCTCTGTAGCTCGCTGAACTCTCGTCCCATCCAAATTTAGATCGTCTGATGAGTCGTATATATACGGGACTCCGCCTACATGCTCTTCGGCCAGATCTCCTCTGTCAATCATCTTCGCGAGATAGCTGCCGGACTTATTCTGATATATCCCTACTCCTTCTAACTCTAGTTGGAATATACTGGTTGGCCATGCAGGAAAGGCTTTGACGCGATTTGTCGCTGTATCTTCGATAAATTCTTCAATCTGCTGGGTGGCCGATTGACTGTTCAAACTATCCACCCTGATTTAATATAGGCCGGTCCGCAGGGGTAGACGATACTAGTCCACTCTCTCTTCATTGCTTAGTATCGGGTCGTGTCTATGGGTTAATAAATGGCCAAGGGTGTGTGCTGAGTACGTACCGAGAAGGTATTGCCGACTTGTCTGATAACTCGGAAACAATCCTCTGATTTATCCGGTAAGCGGTCCGCTTACTCCCCTGACCAGCACCATTTAGTGCGAGGTTCTTTTACGAGTCTGCATGAGAACACACACCGAGGTAACTACTCTCAAGGTGGCGGACGCTGTCGGCCGCAGGTACCGAACAGCGTACGCTCAGATGAATGGCCCAGAAGAAAGCGGCGATAGGACGTTACGGAAAGTCTGTAATAGCTCCTGGCTCCCCGCCAATACTCCAGAAACGAGCGAGTGCCCAGATAGCGACGACCACGAGATAGGTGAAATCGATGACTAACACGAAAACGTTCGTCGTGTATACAGACGGTCCGTCGGGATCCTATCCATACGGTGTCTTCACCAACCGTGAGGCCGCCAACGACGCCCGAGAAGCCATCATCAAGAAACTTGATTCCGGAATGAGCGACGTCCTTGATGACGAATCAAGAACACTAGCACACCAACTGGCGGGAACACTCGATGCACAGGTAAAAATCAAGGAGTGCGAGCTTCGCGATGAATTCATCGAATCTGCGATTGACGACCTCTTCGAGGACTATGACTAACGATGATCCAAACGAAGAGGCGGCGGGACATCACAAAGTCGTAATCCGAGAGAACTCCCAGGGAGAGCGTGACCTCGGCTACACTACTGGTTCAGATCCGCCAACGTCCCGAAGTCCGGCGGATTACGGATGGGGAACCGAGTTGAAAACGCCAGCATTCGACGACGTCCGCGACGTCGTTGACCTGGAGGCACACGAACCCGGGACGCATGTCGCCACGATTCACTACGACCTGGATGCTTGGGAATATACGGTAGAGTTCCTCGTTGAAACGAATCGAGGACCGGACAGCGATGTTACCTCCAAGTAAGCCTTGCAGTAGTATGTCTATCCGCTTCAATATCAGTGCACTTGACGGTAGTTGCGCGTTCTACTCGCCGGCTTCGACTGGGGACTTGTACTTAGATTTGACCTGATCGCCGGCCCGCCACTGATAGTAGTAGTAGCGGTTGTTGTTGATCTCCTTGATGACGACGCTGGCTTTCGCAGGAACATCGACAGGGCGGTCGTTATCCTCCTGGCTGTCCTCACGCACGACATCTTCTTTGTCCATCTCAGCAGCTGCCTGTGCTGCTTTCCAGTCGGCCAGATCCTCAGCGTGCTCAGCGATCTGGCGAAGCGTCTCGGGACCCTGGCGATCGAGGCCATCGAGGATGTACTGGGCGATGTTGTCCGGTGGATTGGGGCGTGTGTGGGCCATCGTCTTAACCAACATTAGGATGACTAGGTCGTAATAGTGTTGGTTAAGACTGCCGAGAAAGAGAAACTACTGCAGGCGTTTCACAGAGGATACACCGAACGTGGACGAGTAGCCGTCACCGGGCGGTGTCTGGATGATCGACGCGCCAACCTTAACCAACACTTTGCACGTATCGGTTCAGATTGTTGGTTAACTCTGGCCGGGCCGCTCTGAAGAGTCTACAGAACGCGAGCGAGGGCAGGAGTTGTGGCTGGTTCGAGAAGCCGGTACAGGATAGGAATGTCTCCCCCACCCCACCGCTTCCGCTGTTCTTTAGATCTTCTAGGTGGCAAGCTTCCCGCTGGTATCGCTAGCTCTAGTTGATCTCTGCTCACGCTGTTTGTGTCTCTGGCTCGTAGTACTGAATAGCCGATGGATTCAAGACCATGCGTAAGAAATCCTTACGTAGAACTATCTAATGAGCACCGACGATCCTGAAGTAACCACCGTGACATCGAAAGGCCAGATCACGATTCCAAGCCGGCTACGGGAGGAATTCGGCCTCGAAAGAGGCACGAAGCTAATGGTCGTCCCAACCGACTACGGGCTCGTCCTAAAGAAACTCGAACTCCCGTCAGTCGAAGAGTTCCAACAGCGGGTCGAAGAGCGAGCCGAAACAGTCGAACTGTCGATGGAGGAAGTTGATGAGTTAGTGCATGAAGCGCGGGGATCTGGTGAATGAAGGCGGTTCTTGATACGAACGTACTCATCTCAAGCGTTATCGCGACCGGCGTCCCACACGACGTCGTCGTCAAAGGCTTTAGCAGTAAGTACCAGATCATCGTCTCCGTCGAGACCCTCACAGAGTTTCGCGAGACGCTCCTCAAGTATCCGGACCGGTTTGGAATGGACGAAGACGAAGTCCAACAGGAGGTTGAAACGATCCGCTATTTCGCGGAGTTTGTCGAGCCGGATGAAGAGATCACCGCTGTTGAAGACGATCCTGACGATGACAAGTTCCTCGAAGCCGCTGTTGCTGGCAACGTAGATTATGTTGTTTCTGGTGATCAGCACCTCCTCGACCTAGATTCGTTCCGTAATATCGAAATCATCGACCCCCGAACGTTCTACGAGCAGCTCGAAGCAGAGTGAACCGCCTTGGACCATTCGTCTTTAGGTAAGACTCACACCACGGTTACGTAGCGGTAGCGAGCGTCTCTGGTAAGATCGGTCGCTGCTGGTGGATCTTCTGTCCATCTTCGATCAGCTGCTCTATCAACGGCGGTGGCGAGTAACCGAGGTACCATCCGTCTTTACCTAAGTCAGAACCGCCTGACAGCGACTCGAACCCACACGCGTACACCACAAGAAATCCGTAATCGGCATCATTCGTCCTTGCCACTGCCTACGTTACTCAGTCAATCAAGTTCTCCGTAGCCGTCTTCCTGCATCAACTCGGCGACGAGTTCCGGCCGCTCATGAGCGAGCACCAGAGCATACTCTCGTGCGTCCGTTTTCGCCACGTCGGTCGTCCCCAGCTCTTCCGCGAGGTTATTGAGGAACTCGGTCTCGGTGTCTGCAACATCGTCGCGAACATGGATTTCCAGTCGCGTGTCGCGCTCATCGCCGACGTTACTCCGCCGCACGAAGTAAGGGTATGTCGGTGACTCTTCGGTCGAATCACTCTCAGTTTCAGACGATGCGTCTGTCACGCTACCAGTGTTGTCGGAGTCGCTGGAGCCGGTCGAAGTCGTGTCGGCGTCCTGTTCGGGGGTGGCTGTGGGGGCTTCTCCGGACTGACTCTTGGCATCGGTTTCCTCGTTGCTCTCAGAGTCATCCTCGAAGCTCAGGTCACCAGAGCCCTTCTTCATGCCTCCCATTAGTTAGTCACCTCAGGTTCGTTTCCGAGTGCTGGCTCAAGTGTTACGTCCTCGTGGTCAGTGATATTCAACAGCAGTTCCTCATCGAAGTCCTCGTCGAAGGTTTCGGTCGCGATGAAGGCCGCTAGAGTCCACAGTTTCTCGAGTGTTTCCAGCTCCCGGTCGGAGACGCGACGCGGCCCCGGCTCGGAAACCATCTCGCCGTTGACTTCGTGGGTTTTCCAGCGCTCTTCGACGACCTTGAACGCAGACCCACGCGCTTCCCACATTTCATCCATCATGCTTTCGCGGTCACCGATTGAGACGGGCGTCGCGAACTCCTCTGTGGCGTCGAATTTGCGCTGGTACTGCTGGTGGGCGTTCGTTTGTCCTACGCCACTCGGCACGACGCAAGAAAGTCCGACCTGAATGTCGAGCTTCTCCTCCATTCCAGTGACCAGTTGTTCGAGGCCGTCGAGGCTCAAATTCCCCTTTCCGGCTGGCTTGACAGGCGCAACGAGTGTTCGGAGGGCGAAAATTGAGTTATACAGCAGGTCTTCTGCCCTAGCATTTGGGTCGATCAGAACAGCGTCGTACTCGTTCTGCAGTTGTTCTTCCTTCCAGAGGAGGTCGTGGAGGAGTTCAAACCGGGGGTAGTCTTCTCTGTCCATGCTCTCCATCTGTGCCTCGTAGGTGATTTTCTGCTCGAGATTGCTGGTAAAATCACCAAGCATGTCGTGACTTGGAACGATGTCTACGCCCTCGCTGCTGGTCTCGATGAGATCTCCAAATTCACCCTTTGGCCGTTCGAGGATGTGTCGGACGATGTTGTCGGCGTCTGGGTCGCTGCGATGTTCACCGACATCGAAGAGGGTCGTCAGGTTCCCTTCTTGTGGGTCCAGGTCGATGACAAGCGTGTCTAGGCCCGCGCGTTGGAATGCAACCGCGAGGTTACCGGTTGTTGTGGTTTTGAACGTCCCTCCGGATTCGGAGTAGACGACTGCGGATAGCATACACTCCCCGATATGGTCGGCTGTTACATTAATCTGTGGCAGATATTTGTGCCAAATGGCTGTATCTCCTGTCTGTAACAGATGTCTGTAATCAGTGGCTGCTACGATTGTTTACTGTGAGAAGGAGGCAACTGGGCTAATCCGCCACGGATTCCTATAGCAGATATCTGTTACAGATAACTGTAGCAGATATATGTAACAGGCGGTAGTCGGTAGGAAACAGCGAGGTTTCTCACGGCATCGTGCCGATAGATTGAGGTGCTTCTTGGTTTGCAGCCCGGTCAGCATGCTAGGACTACTGGCGTTCACGAGAACCGCGTTCCCGTGCAGCCCATCAGAACGCAAAGCATTCTGAGGACAGGTCCACACTGCCGCTACACCTATCCCTGAGAGGTGGTCGGGTTACCAATATAATCCGATCAGGTGAGCGGTCGTGCCGCCTCAGTGTCCGACATGCGACGAATGCGTTCTACAATCGGAGTTTCCGCTGGGCGTGGATTGGTTGAGCGTTGTCGGATTCACGTTTCCTGGAGAGAGATTTTCTCTTCAAAGATAGATGGTCTCGGGCACACACCCCAGGTGTCGAGTGTAAATCCATACGAGAAGCAGGAGAGACAGGCTGATACTCGCGTTTTTGTTCTGGAAGAATAGAAAGAAGGAGCTAGCCGCTCCTTTTCTCTTTTACTTTGTTGCAGTACGGTTATTGTTTTACTGCTAATGACTTATACCTTTCCCCTAGTATAGCCTGTTTTGGGAATCCCCACATCATCTGTAATCTGCTACTAATACTGTATAGCGTTGTAAGCGTCTTTACCTGGGTATTTTAGGGACTTACATTCGACACCTGGGGTGTGGGTGTCTCAGAACCGTGCCGTAATTACTGCCACACATGTCACGGTTTACACTCGACGACCGCCCCTCAATCTTCATCCGACGGATGGTGTGGGAGACTTCACTTAAATCCGACTATAGGGCGTAAAAGTCCTGATTTTCGGTGTTTACATTCGACACCTGGGGTGGAGGGACCTGTGGATTTATATGCATTCAACCGGGTGTCGAGTGTATGGCCGATAACACCGGGTCGCAACAATCACTCAACGACATCTGGGCGAGCGAGGACGCCATCTTCGCCAGGAAAGAACTCCTTGACATCGACCATATTCCCGACGAAGACCGAATCATCGGCCGTGACGAAGAAATCGAAGACGTTGCCTCCAGCATCCACCCCGCAGTCCGTGGCAAATCCCCACGAAACACACTCATTTACGGGAAAACCGGGACTGGGAAATCACTCGTAGCGAAACACGTCACACAAAGCGCCAAGCAATTCGCTGAAACCAACGATACAGACATGGGGCGTGTCTACATCGACTGCACGCAATCCACAACGGAAACCCGCGTTGTCATCAATATCGCTCGAAACCTCAACAGCCCAGAGGCAACGAACATCTCGATTCCCGTTACCGGACTCTCAACTGACGTCTACTACCACCGACTCTGGAATATCCTCGACGAACTGTACGATGTTGCCGTTATCATCCTCGACGAGATTGACAAACTCAAAGACAGCGAGATACTAATGCAACTGTCACGCGCCGGGGAAGCTGGGAAAGTCGACTCCTGTAAAGTCGGCATCATCGCCATTAGTAACAAGATCTCGTTCAAAGATACGCTCGATGAACGCGTGCTCAGCAGTCTGCAAGACCGGGAATTCGTATTTCCTCCATACGACGCCAATCAACTCCGAAATATCATGCATAACCGGTCTGACGCGTTCCACGATGGTGTTCTCACAGATGATGTGATTCCATTAAGCGCTGCATTTGCTGCGCAAGAACACGGTGATGCTCGGAAAGCGCTCGATATCCTTCGTAACGCGGGAGAGCTAGCCAAAGATGCTGGAGCGGACCAAGTCTTGGAGGAACACGTTCGAGATGCACGGGAGAAAGCGGACATCGATCGGTTCGCACAACTTCTCGAAGGGCAGCCACCGCAGATTAAAGCCACCGTGTACTCTCTTTCACTCCTCGCAGACAACAATCCTGACGAGAGCGAATTTTCGACACGCCAGATATACGACGTATACAAGCAACTTACGGCACTCTTAGATATGGATACACTCTCACATCGGCGGATGGCTGACCGGCTCGGTGAACAAGTGTTCCTTGATATTCTTGGCCGGTCTGAACGCGTCGGTCGT from Halobacterium hubeiense encodes the following:
- a CDS encoding Cdc6/Cdc18 family protein, with translation MADNTGSQQSLNDIWASEDAIFARKELLDIDHIPDEDRIIGRDEEIEDVASSIHPAVRGKSPRNTLIYGKTGTGKSLVAKHVTQSAKQFAETNDTDMGRVYIDCTQSTTETRVVINIARNLNSPEATNISIPVTGLSTDVYYHRLWNILDELYDVAVIILDEIDKLKDSEILMQLSRAGEAGKVDSCKVGIIAISNKISFKDTLDERVLSSLQDREFVFPPYDANQLRNIMHNRSDAFHDGVLTDDVIPLSAAFAAQEHGDARKALDILRNAGELAKDAGADQVLEEHVRDAREKADIDRFAQLLEGQPPQIKATVYSLSLLADNNPDESEFSTRQIYDVYKQLTALLDMDTLSHRRMADRLGEQVFLDILGRSERVGRGRGQGVTHYYFLMEDPEVVKQVIHQDDRFADVNNVSI
- a CDS encoding AbrB/MazE/SpoVT family DNA-binding domain-containing protein; its protein translation is MSTDDPEVTTVTSKGQITIPSRLREEFGLERGTKLMVVPTDYGLVLKKLELPSVEEFQQRVEERAETVELSMEEVDELVHEARGSGE
- a CDS encoding PadR family transcriptional regulator, yielding MHDLTGFQRDILYVIAGLEQPHGLAVKDELDDYYEQEINHGRLYPNLDDLVDKGLLEKGKLDKRTNSYTLTRRGRREITARRDWETQYVDFTE
- a CDS encoding putative toxin-antitoxin system toxin component, PIN family, with product MKAVLDTNVLISSVIATGVPHDVVVKGFSSKYQIIVSVETLTEFRETLLKYPDRFGMDEDEVQQEVETIRYFAEFVEPDEEITAVEDDPDDDKFLEAAVAGNVDYVVSGDQHLLDLDSFRNIEIIDPRTFYEQLEAE
- a CDS encoding ParA family protein, coding for MLSAVVYSESGGTFKTTTTGNLAVAFQRAGLDTLVIDLDPQEGNLTTLFDVGEHRSDPDADNIVRHILERPKGEFGDLIETSSEGVDIVPSHDMLGDFTSNLEQKITYEAQMESMDREDYPRFELLHDLLWKEEQLQNEYDAVLIDPNARAEDLLYNSIFALRTLVAPVKPAGKGNLSLDGLEQLVTGMEEKLDIQVGLSCVVPSGVGQTNAHQQYQRKFDATEEFATPVSIGDRESMMDEMWEARGSAFKVVEERWKTHEVNGEMVSEPGPRRVSDRELETLEKLWTLAAFIATETFDEDFDEELLLNITDHEDVTLEPALGNEPEVTN